The following coding sequences lie in one [Chlorobium] sp. 445 genomic window:
- a CDS encoding 30S ribosomal protein S3: MGQKVNPNGFRLGIIKDWDSRWYDNSPAVADKLKEDYVIRNYVMARLKRQKAGVSKVVIERTTKNIKLYIYAARPGAVVGKSGEEINTLGQELGKLTKKEVKIDVIEIKKPELDAQLVADNIAAQLEGRVAFRRAMKQAIQQASRAGAEGVRVQVSGRLGGAEIARMEQYKEGKVPLHTLRANIDYAQSTAFTITGTVGVKVWIYKGEILGQRIEALEEEERQKVRDRREKARGRQERGEKQGSRRRRRRRGGSKGGGNTENTGAASTSEN; this comes from the coding sequence GTGGGTCAAAAGGTAAATCCAAACGGCTTCAGACTTGGCATTATCAAGGACTGGGATTCTCGCTGGTATGATAATTCTCCAGCAGTTGCCGATAAGCTCAAAGAAGACTATGTGATTCGCAACTATGTGATGGCACGTCTGAAACGCCAAAAAGCAGGCGTCTCGAAAGTTGTCATTGAGCGCACAACAAAAAATATCAAACTCTATATCTATGCGGCGCGTCCCGGAGCAGTAGTCGGAAAAAGCGGCGAAGAAATCAATACGCTGGGTCAAGAACTGGGCAAATTAACAAAGAAAGAGGTCAAGATTGATGTCATCGAAATCAAAAAGCCAGAGTTAGACGCCCAACTTGTCGCCGATAACATTGCCGCGCAACTTGAAGGACGCGTAGCGTTTCGTCGTGCAATGAAGCAAGCGATTCAGCAAGCCTCACGCGCTGGGGCAGAAGGTGTACGCGTACAGGTGAGCGGACGACTGGGAGGCGCAGAAATTGCCCGAATGGAACAATACAAAGAAGGTAAAGTCCCATTGCATACCTTGCGCGCAAATATTGATTATGCGCAAAGCACTGCCTTTACCATCACAGGCACAGTGGGCGTGAAAGTTTGGATTTACAAAGGTGAGATTCTTGGACAGCGCATTGAAGCGCTCGAAGAGGAAGAACGCCAAAAAGTGCGCGACCGACGCGAAAAGGCACGCGGACGTCAAGAGCGAGGCGAAAAGCAAGGTAGCAGACGCCGCAGAAGACGCCGCGGTGGCAGTAAAGGCGGCGGTAATACAGAAAACACTGGTGCAGCCAGTACATCAGAAAATTAA
- the rpsQ gene encoding 30S ribosomal protein S17, which yields MRKLLQKKQVLLKKRQISAKKIGKVISDKMQKSIVVAIERRVQHPIYKKYFRKTTKIMAHDEHNDAKIGDVVRIVETRPLSKRKAWTLAEIVERAK from the coding sequence ATGCGCAAGCTGCTGCAGAAAAAGCAGGTACTGCTCAAAAAAAGACAAATAAGCGCGAAAAAAATTGGTAAGGTCATCAGTGACAAGATGCAAAAGAGCATTGTTGTTGCTATCGAGCGGCGCGTGCAGCACCCGATTTACAAGAAATACTTTAGAAAGACAACGAAAATTATGGCGCATGATGAGCACAATGATGCAAAAATCGGCGATGTGGTGCGCATTGTGGAAACCAGACCGCTCAGCAAACGCAAAGCATGGACATTAGCTGAAATTGTGGAGCGCGCAAAGTAA
- a CDS encoding 30S ribosomal protein S8 has protein sequence MPVTDPIADYLTRIRNAAKAKHKTVDIPSSKLKVGISALLKDKGYIKDFTVIETGKFPVLRVQLKYDAYGQHAIKSLQRVSTPGRRVYEGRDIKKYLGGLGLFVLTTSKGLMTDKEARAAGVGGEVLFRIS, from the coding sequence ATGCCAGTTACCGATCCAATCGCTGACTACTTGACGCGCATTCGCAATGCTGCGAAAGCGAAACATAAAACGGTGGATATACCCAGCTCAAAACTAAAAGTGGGTATCTCTGCATTGCTTAAAGACAAAGGGTACATCAAAGACTTCACAGTTATTGAAACAGGGAAATTTCCTGTGTTGCGCGTGCAACTCAAATACGATGCATACGGACAGCACGCTATCAAAAGTCTACAGCGCGTGAGCACGCCCGGACGCCGTGTCTATGAAGGTAGAGACATCAAAAAATACTTGGGTGGGCTGGGGCTCTTCGTGCTGACTACATCCAAAGGATTGATGACGGATAAGGAAGCCCGTGCAGCCGGCGTTGGCGGCGAAGTCTTGTTCCGTATCAGCTAA
- a CDS encoding 50S ribosomal protein L2 yields the protein MPVRNMKPRTPGTRFMSFPTFDEITKTEPEKSLTVPLKKTGGRNNLGRITCRGMGGGAKRRYRIIDFKRDKDGINAQVIAIEYDPNRSARIALLEYEDKERRYILAPNGIKVGDKIETGEHADIKIGNALPLKNIPVGTEVHNIEMKVGKGGQIARGAGTFATLLAKEGNYATLKMPSGELRKVRIECRATIGVVGNLEHENISLGKAGRSRWLGIRPITRGMARNPVDHPMGGGEGRSKSGGGRKHPKSPWGQLAKGLKTRHKKKASSKLIVRDRRKA from the coding sequence ATGCCAGTACGCAATATGAAGCCAAGAACGCCCGGAACGCGCTTTATGTCGTTTCCGACGTTTGATGAAATCACAAAGACAGAGCCTGAGAAAAGTTTGACCGTACCGCTGAAAAAAACAGGTGGACGCAACAACTTAGGGCGAATAACCTGTCGTGGCATGGGGGGCGGCGCAAAACGACGCTACCGCATCATTGATTTCAAGCGCGATAAAGATGGTATCAACGCGCAAGTGATTGCAATTGAATACGACCCGAATCGCTCGGCACGAATTGCGCTTTTAGAGTACGAAGATAAAGAGCGCCGATACATTCTTGCGCCAAACGGCATTAAGGTAGGCGATAAAATTGAAACAGGCGAACATGCCGATATCAAAATTGGTAATGCCCTGCCGCTGAAAAATATCCCTGTGGGCACAGAAGTGCATAACATTGAGATGAAAGTCGGTAAGGGAGGCCAAATTGCGCGCGGGGCAGGCACTTTTGCGACGCTGCTTGCAAAAGAAGGTAACTACGCAACACTGAAAATGCCCTCAGGCGAATTGCGCAAAGTACGAATTGAATGCCGAGCAACTATCGGTGTTGTCGGAAATTTGGAGCACGAAAATATCTCGTTAGGCAAAGCAGGCCGCTCGCGCTGGCTGGGTATTCGCCCAATCACACGAGGTATGGCACGCAACCCTGTCGACCATCCAATGGGTGGCGGTGAAGGGCGTTCTAAGTCAGGCGGCGGACGCAAACACCCCAAATCACCGTGGGGACAACTTGCTAAAGGTTTGAAAACACGCCATAAGAAAAAAGCATCATCAAAACTTATTGTGCGCGATAGAAGAAAAGCATAA
- a CDS encoding 50S ribosomal protein L14 has protein sequence MIQNETNLVVADNSGAKKVRVIHVLGGTRRRYASIGDVVIVSVKAAIPGGTVKKKEVSRAVVVRTKKEYRRKDGSYIRFDENAVVLINAQGEPRGTRIFGPIARELRDKQYTKIISLAPEVL, from the coding sequence ATGATTCAGAATGAAACCAATTTGGTCGTCGCCGATAATAGCGGTGCTAAAAAAGTTCGAGTGATTCATGTGCTCGGTGGTACAAGACGCCGGTATGCAAGCATTGGCGATGTGGTGATTGTATCCGTCAAGGCTGCAATCCCCGGTGGGACCGTTAAGAAAAAGGAAGTCTCACGTGCAGTCGTAGTGAGAACAAAAAAAGAATACCGCCGAAAAGATGGCTCCTATATTCGATTCGATGAAAATGCCGTCGTGCTCATCAATGCACAAGGCGAACCACGGGGCACTCGCATCTTCGGACCAATCGCAAGAGAATTGCGTGACAAGCAATACACAAAAATTATTTCGCTTGCGCCTGAAGTGTTGTAA
- a CDS encoding 50S ribosomal protein L24, giving the protein MKTGIKRQKIHVKKGDTVMLLKTITSAQGLGADREKGYQGKVLRVFPETNRVIVEGVNIRKRHTRPNKNQPQGAIIEREMPIHASNVKKVS; this is encoded by the coding sequence ATGAAGACGGGCATTAAGAGACAGAAAATACATGTCAAAAAAGGCGATACCGTGATGCTACTCAAAACCATCACGTCCGCACAGGGTCTTGGTGCAGACCGTGAAAAAGGCTATCAAGGCAAAGTGTTACGCGTCTTTCCAGAGACAAATCGCGTGATTGTCGAAGGGGTCAATATCCGCAAGAGACACACACGCCCGAATAAAAATCAGCCACAAGGTGCAATCATTGAGCGTGAGATGCCGATTCATGCGTCTAATGTAAAAAAAGTCTCCTAA
- a CDS encoding 50S ribosomal protein L23, with product MTNILIRPILTEKALKLSEEKNQYVFEVHHEAKKEDIKKAVEEKFGVKVESVRTAFIEGKRKMRFTRKGIQVGKKPDLKKAYVTLSKDSKIDYYGTSGTQQG from the coding sequence ATGACAAATATCTTGATTCGTCCTATACTGACTGAAAAAGCGCTGAAGCTCTCTGAAGAGAAAAATCAGTATGTTTTTGAAGTGCATCATGAAGCAAAAAAAGAAGATATCAAAAAAGCGGTCGAAGAAAAGTTTGGCGTGAAAGTCGAGTCTGTGCGCACAGCGTTCATTGAGGGAAAACGTAAAATGCGATTTACACGCAAAGGGATTCAGGTGGGCAAAAAACCTGACCTCAAAAAAGCGTATGTAACGCTCTCAAAGGATTCAAAGATTGATTACTACGGCACGTCGGGAACGCAACAAGGATAA
- a CDS encoding 50S ribosomal protein L16, whose protein sequence is MLMPKRVKYRKMQRGRMKGNATRGTEIAFGSFGLKALDMGWITSRQIEAARVAMTRYMKRDGKSWIRIFPDKPVTKKPAETRMGSGKGAPEFWVAPVKPGCIMFEIDGVPKATAEEAFRLAAAKLPIKTKFVVRPDYEETATAKK, encoded by the coding sequence ATGCTGATGCCAAAGCGAGTAAAGTATCGCAAGATGCAGCGCGGACGAATGAAAGGTAATGCGACACGGGGTACAGAAATTGCATTTGGCTCGTTTGGCTTGAAAGCCTTAGACATGGGCTGGATTACAAGCCGACAAATCGAAGCTGCTCGTGTAGCCATGACGCGCTACATGAAACGCGACGGTAAATCGTGGATTCGCATTTTCCCTGATAAGCCTGTAACCAAGAAACCTGCAGAAACACGAATGGGTTCAGGAAAAGGTGCGCCAGAGTTTTGGGTAGCGCCAGTAAAGCCAGGCTGTATCATGTTCGAAATCGACGGCGTGCCAAAAGCGACCGCCGAAGAAGCATTCCGACTGGCAGCCGCAAAGCTACCTATCAAAACGAAATTTGTGGTGCGCCCCGATTATGAGGAAACTGCAACTGCAAAGAAGTAA
- a CDS encoding 50S ribosomal protein L22, protein MGARKREAAEARKEARRKATRSMASLNHTPTSPRKMRLVVDLVRGKDVETATAILQNSTKHAARNVLRTLRSAVSNYMTRNNEPVSERDLYIVEAFVNAGVTLKRILPAPMGRAYRVRKRSNHLTIVVDKRAPKSARTVEDKAETN, encoded by the coding sequence ATGGGTGCAAGAAAACGTGAAGCAGCAGAAGCGCGCAAAGAAGCGCGGCGAAAAGCGACACGAAGCATGGCGTCGCTTAACCATACGCCAACTTCGCCACGCAAGATGAGACTGGTCGTAGATTTGGTGCGCGGCAAAGATGTAGAAACTGCAACAGCAATTCTACAGAACTCAACCAAACATGCCGCACGTAATGTGTTGCGCACACTGCGTTCTGCGGTCTCAAACTACATGACCCGTAATAATGAACCAGTCAGCGAGCGCGACCTTTACATCGTAGAAGCCTTTGTCAATGCAGGTGTGACACTCAAGCGTATCTTGCCTGCACCCATGGGCAGAGCCTATCGTGTCCGAAAACGCTCAAACCACTTGACAATTGTGGTGGATAAGCGTGCGCCAAAATCAGCCCGCACAGTTGAGGACAAGGCAGAGACGAATTAA
- a CDS encoding 30S ribosomal protein S19, whose amino-acid sequence MPRSLKKGPFIQERLLKRIQELNEKNQKKVLKTWSRASMISPEFVGHTIAVHNGKTHVPVYITENMVGHKLGEFAPTRTFRGHTSGDKKEKSGSAPGKK is encoded by the coding sequence ATGCCTCGTTCTCTGAAAAAAGGTCCGTTCATTCAAGAGCGGCTCTTGAAGCGTATTCAAGAACTCAATGAAAAGAACCAGAAAAAGGTGCTCAAAACATGGTCACGTGCGTCCATGATTTCACCAGAATTTGTAGGGCACACCATTGCGGTGCATAATGGCAAGACGCACGTGCCTGTGTATATCACGGAAAATATGGTAGGACACAAGCTCGGAGAGTTTGCGCCAACCAGAACATTTCGAGGACATACATCTGGAGATAAGAAAGAAAAATCGGGTTCAGCGCCCGGTAAAAAGTAA
- a CDS encoding 50S ribosomal protein L6, protein MSRIGKKAIPLAKGVKVEVKDGIIKVEGPKGKLEQPLRGALTVKVEPESVKVERHNDEKQTKAMHGLYRALINNMVVGVSQGYSRKLELVGVGFKAEAKSNYIVFSLGYSHPIYFKPPEGVKVEVPQPTNVIVSGIDKELVGSVAAKIRSFKKPEPYKGKGIKYENEVIRRKEGKTAGK, encoded by the coding sequence ATGTCAAGAATTGGAAAGAAAGCCATTCCACTGGCAAAAGGCGTAAAAGTGGAAGTCAAAGACGGCATCATTAAAGTCGAAGGACCAAAGGGGAAGTTGGAGCAACCGCTGCGTGGCGCACTCACGGTCAAAGTAGAACCCGAAAGCGTGAAGGTGGAGCGGCACAACGATGAGAAACAAACTAAAGCCATGCACGGACTGTATCGGGCACTTATCAATAACATGGTTGTAGGTGTCTCACAAGGCTATTCGCGCAAGTTGGAGCTTGTAGGTGTGGGCTTCAAAGCGGAAGCAAAAAGCAATTACATCGTCTTTTCACTCGGCTATTCGCATCCAATTTATTTCAAGCCGCCAGAAGGTGTCAAAGTAGAAGTGCCACAGCCAACCAACGTGATTGTAAGCGGTATTGACAAAGAACTTGTAGGGAGTGTGGCAGCAAAAATTCGTTCATTCAAGAAACCGGAGCCTTACAAAGGCAAAGGGATTAAGTATGAAAACGAAGTTATTCGCCGCAAGGAAGGCAAAAC
- a CDS encoding 50S ribosomal protein L29 — MKKYEIAALSEAEMKERIKECKEQIANIKFNKAIEPPTNPMILRNLRKDIARMKTLLRQKELDAEKEKKA; from the coding sequence ATGAAGAAATATGAAATTGCAGCACTCTCCGAAGCTGAGATGAAAGAGCGAATCAAAGAGTGCAAAGAACAAATCGCAAACATCAAGTTCAACAAGGCAATTGAGCCGCCAACCAACCCGATGATTTTGCGAAACTTGAGAAAAGATATTGCGCGAATGAAAACGCTCTTGCGACAAAAAGAGCTTGATGCTGAAAAAGAGAAAAAAGCCTGA